The Longimicrobium sp. genome has a segment encoding these proteins:
- a CDS encoding aldehyde dehydrogenase family protein — MDTLITPGTATLPLAARSLTVAIPIRARYDNWIGGEYAAPVRGQYFTNVTPITGQPLCQVARSTAEDVDRALDSAHVAALQWNHTTPTQRALVLNRIADRLEENLETLAVIETIDNGKPIRETRAADVPLAIDHFRYFAGVLRAQEGGISELDGDTVAYHFHEPLGVVGQIIPWNFPLLMAAWKLAPALAAGNCVVLKPAEQTPVSIMAFMELTADILPSGVVNVVQGFGVEAGKPLASSPRIAKIAFTGETTTGRLIMQYASENLISVTLELGGKSPNLFFADVMAQDDEFLDKALEGFVMFALNQGEVCTCPSRALVHQSIYDRFMEKVIERTRKIVEGNPLDPATMIGAQASIDQLEKILGYVEIGKAEGAKVLCGGGRRVHEGELAGGYYVQPTIFEGHNRMRIFQEEIFGPVVAVTPFKDLDDALAIANDTLYGLGAGVWTRDLNTAYRVGRAIKAGRVWTNCYHLYPAHAAFGGYKQSGIGRENHRQMLDHYQQTKNLLVSYNPRAMGFF; from the coding sequence ATGGACACCCTCATCACCCCGGGCACCGCCACCCTTCCGCTGGCGGCGCGGTCGCTCACGGTCGCTATCCCCATCCGCGCGCGGTACGACAACTGGATCGGCGGCGAGTACGCGGCCCCGGTGCGCGGGCAGTACTTCACCAACGTCACCCCCATCACCGGCCAGCCGCTGTGCCAGGTGGCCCGCTCCACCGCCGAGGACGTGGACCGCGCGCTCGATTCGGCGCACGTGGCCGCGCTGCAGTGGAACCACACCACGCCCACGCAGCGCGCGCTCGTCCTCAACCGCATCGCCGACCGGCTGGAGGAGAACCTCGAGACGCTGGCCGTGATCGAGACCATCGACAACGGCAAGCCCATCCGCGAGACGCGCGCGGCCGACGTGCCGCTGGCCATCGACCACTTCCGCTACTTCGCCGGCGTGCTGCGGGCGCAGGAGGGTGGCATCAGCGAACTGGACGGCGACACCGTTGCCTACCACTTCCACGAGCCGCTGGGCGTGGTCGGCCAGATCATCCCGTGGAACTTCCCGCTGCTGATGGCGGCGTGGAAGCTGGCGCCGGCGCTGGCCGCGGGGAACTGCGTCGTCCTCAAGCCCGCCGAGCAGACGCCCGTCTCCATCATGGCGTTCATGGAGCTCACCGCCGACATCCTCCCCAGCGGCGTGGTCAACGTCGTCCAGGGCTTCGGCGTGGAGGCCGGCAAGCCGCTGGCGTCGTCTCCCCGCATCGCCAAGATCGCCTTCACCGGCGAGACCACGACGGGGCGGCTGATCATGCAGTACGCGTCGGAGAACCTGATCTCCGTCACGCTGGAGCTGGGCGGGAAGAGCCCGAACCTCTTCTTCGCCGACGTGATGGCGCAGGACGACGAGTTCCTCGACAAGGCGCTGGAAGGGTTCGTGATGTTCGCGCTGAACCAGGGCGAGGTGTGCACCTGCCCCAGCCGCGCGCTGGTGCACCAGTCGATCTACGACCGCTTCATGGAGAAGGTGATCGAGCGGACCAGGAAGATCGTGGAGGGGAACCCGCTGGACCCGGCCACGATGATCGGCGCGCAGGCCAGCATCGACCAGCTGGAGAAGATCCTGGGCTACGTGGAGATCGGGAAGGCCGAGGGTGCGAAGGTGCTGTGCGGCGGCGGGCGGCGCGTGCACGAGGGCGAGCTGGCCGGCGGCTACTACGTGCAGCCGACCATCTTCGAGGGCCACAACCGGATGCGGATCTTCCAGGAGGAGATTTTCGGCCCGGTGGTGGCCGTGACGCCGTTCAAGGACCTGGACGACGCGCTGGCCATCGCCAACGACACGCTGTACGGGCTGGGCGCCGGCGTGTGGACGCGCGACCTGAACACCGCCTACCGAGTGGGCCGGGCGATCAAGGCCGGGCGCGTGTGGACCAACTGCTATCACCTGTATCCCGCGCACGCGGCGTTCGGAGGATACAAGCAGAGCGGGATTGGCCGCGAGAACCATCGCCAGATGCTGGACCACTACCAGCAGACCAAGAACCTGCTGGTGAGCTACAACCCCAGGGCGATGGGCTTCTTCTGA
- a CDS encoding DUF779 domain-containing protein, which produces MEATRVDVTPAAAEMLRELERKHGPLLFHQSGGCCDGSAPMCYPRGEFRVGQRDVYLGSVAGTPFYIGGQQYEYWKHTHLTVDLVPGRGAGFSLEAPEGVRFLTRSRLFTNEEHAALEAAGDPPRGEQAG; this is translated from the coding sequence ATGGAGGCGACGCGCGTGGACGTGACGCCGGCCGCGGCGGAGATGCTGCGCGAGCTGGAGCGGAAGCACGGGCCGCTGCTGTTCCACCAGTCGGGCGGCTGCTGCGACGGGAGCGCGCCGATGTGCTACCCGCGCGGCGAGTTCCGCGTCGGCCAGCGCGATGTGTACCTGGGGAGCGTGGCGGGGACGCCGTTCTACATCGGCGGGCAGCAGTACGAGTACTGGAAGCACACGCACCTGACGGTGGACCTGGTCCCCGGCCGCGGCGCCGGCTTTTCGCTCGAGGCGCCCGAGGGCGTGCGCTTCCTCACCCGCTCGCGCCTGTTCACCAACGAGGAGCATGCCGCGCTGGAGGCAGCAGGCGACCCGCCGCGGGGAGAGCAGGCGGGGTGA
- a CDS encoding FAD-dependent oxidoreductase: protein MSRRGFVAAAAGIAAAAIVGCAPKTERALAGGFVDDGGARGHRLRDGGRFPAPRRTVRVPLVIVGGGVAGLSAAWRLRKRGFDRFVLLELEDRAGGNARWGENEVSAYPWAAHYVPVPGRETVLARELFEELGVWRDGEWDETVLVQAPKERLYRFGTWREGLREPLMDSAADRAEFRRFDQEMVEMRATGGFTLPLSAGARPSPLDGVSMAQWLDQRGYRSPALRWYVDYACRDDYGALARDVSAWAGVHYFASRPPEDDELGPLAWPEGNGWIVRRLMERLGAHVVTGAPVHRVQPRGRGMRVLAGDAEYLCDAVVWAAPSFVAARVVEGAPPVDFVYSPWLTANLTLDRWPVEDGFPPAWDNVIADSPGLGYVVANHQSLRTFQDRWVWTYYRALADTAPSAARRALLAGTWRDAAEMVLADLERAHPDLRRCVRRIDVMRLGHAMVRPTPGFLASPARLRLRAAAGPVFYAHSDLSGLSLFEEAQSRGVTAAERALAYLGGGEPGNPE, encoded by the coding sequence ATGTCCCGGCGCGGGTTCGTGGCCGCCGCGGCGGGGATCGCCGCGGCGGCGATCGTCGGCTGCGCGCCGAAGACGGAGCGCGCCCTCGCCGGCGGCTTCGTGGACGACGGCGGCGCGCGCGGGCACCGCCTCCGCGACGGCGGCCGCTTTCCCGCGCCCCGCCGCACCGTGCGCGTGCCACTGGTGATCGTGGGCGGCGGCGTGGCGGGGCTCTCGGCCGCCTGGCGTCTGCGCAAGCGCGGCTTCGACCGTTTCGTGCTGCTGGAGCTGGAAGACCGCGCCGGCGGCAACGCGCGCTGGGGAGAGAACGAGGTGTCGGCGTATCCGTGGGCCGCGCACTACGTCCCCGTCCCCGGCCGCGAGACGGTGCTGGCGCGCGAGCTGTTCGAGGAGCTGGGGGTGTGGCGGGACGGCGAGTGGGACGAGACCGTGCTGGTGCAGGCGCCGAAGGAGCGGCTGTACCGCTTCGGCACCTGGCGCGAGGGGCTGCGCGAGCCGCTGATGGACTCCGCCGCCGACCGCGCCGAGTTCCGCCGCTTCGACCAGGAGATGGTGGAGATGCGGGCCACCGGGGGCTTCACCCTGCCGCTCTCCGCGGGTGCGCGCCCGTCGCCGCTGGATGGTGTGTCGATGGCGCAGTGGCTGGACCAGCGCGGCTACCGCTCGCCCGCGCTGCGCTGGTACGTGGACTACGCCTGCCGCGACGACTATGGCGCGCTGGCCCGCGACGTCTCGGCGTGGGCGGGCGTCCACTACTTCGCCAGCCGCCCGCCCGAGGACGACGAGCTGGGTCCCCTCGCCTGGCCCGAGGGGAACGGGTGGATCGTGCGGCGGCTGATGGAGCGGCTGGGCGCTCACGTGGTCACCGGCGCGCCCGTGCACCGCGTGCAGCCGCGCGGGCGGGGGATGCGCGTGCTGGCGGGCGACGCGGAGTACCTGTGCGACGCGGTGGTGTGGGCCGCGCCCTCCTTCGTCGCCGCCCGCGTGGTAGAGGGTGCGCCGCCGGTGGACTTCGTCTACTCGCCCTGGCTGACCGCGAACCTGACGCTCGACCGCTGGCCTGTAGAGGACGGCTTTCCCCCGGCGTGGGACAACGTGATCGCCGATTCGCCGGGGCTGGGCTACGTGGTGGCCAACCACCAGTCGCTGCGCACCTTCCAGGACCGCTGGGTGTGGACCTACTACCGCGCCCTGGCCGATACGGCCCCTTCGGCCGCGCGCCGTGCGCTCCTCGCCGGCACTTGGCGCGACGCGGCGGAGATGGTGCTGGCCGACCTCGAGCGCGCGCACCCGGACCTGCGCCGGTGCGTGCGGCGCATCGACGTCATGCGCCTGGGCCACGCCATGGTGAGGCCCACCCCCGGGTTCCTCGCCTCCCCCGCCCGCCTGCGGCTGCGGGCCGCCGCCGGGCCCGTGTTCTACGCCCACTCCGACCTGAGCGGCCTGTCCCTGTTCGAGGAGGCGCAGTCCCGCGGCGTCACCGCGGCCGAGCGGGCGCTCGCGTACCTCGGTGGCGGCGAGCCGGGCAATCCGGAGTGA
- a CDS encoding methyltransferase domain-containing protein, translating into MSDATLEAEVLRTSAGDFPLNEFRLPLGSREIAILHTSALLSNAAEADFLMEFKHIVPYGIALWPAAIALAQEIAARGDVLRGARVLELGAGTGLPGIVAAALGARVVQTDKQEVAMELCRRNGQRNGADTIDHRLVDWGEWEDSEHYDWIIGADVLYGESMHPHLRRIFETNLAPGGRILLSDPFRPIGLGLLEALEADGWKITMTKWSIGEGKDRRAIGVFEVQPG; encoded by the coding sequence ATGAGCGACGCCACGCTTGAAGCCGAAGTACTGCGTACCTCCGCGGGCGACTTCCCGCTGAACGAGTTCCGCCTGCCGCTGGGGAGCCGGGAGATCGCGATCCTGCACACCAGCGCGCTCCTGTCGAACGCGGCCGAGGCGGACTTCCTGATGGAGTTCAAGCACATCGTCCCCTACGGCATCGCGCTCTGGCCCGCCGCGATCGCGCTAGCGCAGGAGATCGCCGCGCGTGGAGATGTGCTCCGCGGCGCGCGCGTGCTGGAGCTGGGCGCGGGCACGGGGCTGCCGGGGATCGTGGCGGCGGCGCTCGGCGCGCGCGTGGTGCAGACGGACAAACAGGAGGTGGCGATGGAGCTCTGCCGCCGCAACGGCCAGCGGAACGGCGCGGACACCATCGACCACCGGCTGGTGGACTGGGGGGAGTGGGAAGACAGCGAGCACTACGACTGGATCATCGGCGCGGACGTCCTCTACGGCGAGTCGATGCACCCGCACCTCCGCCGCATCTTCGAGACGAACCTGGCGCCCGGCGGCCGCATCCTCCTCTCCGATCCCTTCCGCCCCATCGGCCTGGGCCTGCTGGAGGCGCTGGAGGCGGACGGCTGGAAGATCACCATGACGAAGTGGAGCATCGGCGAGGGGAAGGACCGCCGCGCGATCGGGGTGTTCGAGGTACAGCCAGGGTAG
- a CDS encoding type II toxin-antitoxin system HipA family toxin, translating to MRTLEVRLDWGDRQAVVGTLAEEGRRVFFEYALSFLEAPLPISPFKLPVRPGLFEHLDREFAPVFGVFDDSLPDSWGLLLMDREFRRQGRDLGGISPLDRLAYIGTRGMGALTYHPPAGTDLAGPLEVELGTLAREAERVLEGSVEEVLPALRLAGGSPGGARPKVLVGVRDDGAMIAGPAELPPEYRAYLVKFSAPVDAAEIGVVEEAYARMARAVGIDVPPTRVFETPDGDRHFAAERFDRRGARRLHMHSLGGLLHASHRIASLGYEGFLRATLILTRDVRQVEEAFRRMAFNVAAHNRDDHVKNFSYLMGSGGEWRLAPAYDLVFSEGPGREHTMDVAGEASRPGDRDMLRVAATCDLDAGKAESIIAEVRGAVAQWPRFADEAGVPEERMREIRRIIAGRTG from the coding sequence ATGCGGACACTTGAGGTCCGTCTCGACTGGGGCGACAGGCAGGCCGTCGTCGGTACGCTGGCCGAGGAGGGACGCCGCGTCTTCTTCGAGTACGCACTCTCGTTCCTGGAGGCCCCGCTACCAATCTCACCGTTCAAGCTTCCAGTGAGGCCCGGACTGTTCGAGCACCTGGACCGCGAGTTCGCGCCCGTGTTCGGGGTGTTCGACGATTCGCTGCCGGACAGCTGGGGACTGCTCCTGATGGATCGCGAGTTCAGACGGCAGGGACGCGACCTTGGCGGCATTTCCCCACTCGATCGGCTGGCGTATATCGGCACACGGGGGATGGGCGCGCTCACCTACCATCCCCCCGCCGGAACGGACTTGGCGGGACCGCTCGAGGTGGAGCTCGGCACGCTGGCGCGCGAAGCGGAGCGCGTGCTGGAGGGGAGCGTCGAGGAGGTGCTTCCCGCGCTCCGGCTCGCCGGCGGCTCGCCCGGAGGCGCACGCCCCAAGGTGCTGGTCGGTGTCCGCGACGACGGGGCGATGATCGCCGGCCCGGCCGAGCTGCCTCCGGAGTATCGCGCGTACCTGGTGAAGTTCTCGGCACCGGTCGACGCCGCCGAGATCGGCGTGGTGGAGGAGGCGTATGCGCGAATGGCGCGTGCCGTGGGCATCGACGTCCCGCCTACACGCGTGTTCGAGACTCCGGACGGCGACCGCCACTTCGCCGCGGAGCGATTCGACCGCCGCGGCGCCCGGCGGCTGCACATGCACAGTCTGGGAGGGCTCCTGCACGCCAGCCACCGCATCGCGTCGCTCGGCTACGAAGGATTCCTTCGCGCGACGCTGATTCTGACGCGCGACGTCCGGCAGGTCGAGGAAGCGTTCCGGCGCATGGCCTTCAACGTGGCCGCGCACAACCGCGACGACCACGTGAAGAACTTCTCGTACCTGATGGGGAGCGGCGGGGAGTGGAGGCTGGCGCCCGCCTACGACCTGGTGTTCTCGGAGGGCCCCGGCCGCGAGCACACGATGGACGTGGCGGGCGAGGCGAGCCGCCCCGGCGACCGCGACATGCTGCGCGTGGCCGCCACATGCGACCTGGACGCGGGGAAGGCGGAAAGCATCATCGCGGAGGTGCGCGGCGCGGTGGCCCAGTGGCCGCGCTTCGCGGACGAGGCAGGCGTGCCTGAGGAGCGGATGCGCGAGATCCGCCGCATCATCGCCGGGCGGACGGGGTGA
- a CDS encoding helix-turn-helix transcriptional regulator, which produces MFPIELQTPGEIARSLAERVRALRLQRGWTQQELAARAGLTLATYRRFERTGRIALERLLRIAAILDARGGFDQLFALPAAQSLAELAARSRQRPRKRGRRLHADT; this is translated from the coding sequence ATGTTTCCGATTGAACTGCAGACTCCCGGCGAAATCGCGCGGTCGCTGGCGGAGAGGGTGAGGGCGCTTCGGCTCCAACGGGGCTGGACGCAGCAAGAGCTCGCCGCGCGCGCCGGGCTGACGCTGGCGACCTACCGCCGTTTCGAGCGCACGGGCCGCATCGCGCTGGAGCGGCTGCTCCGGATCGCCGCGATTCTCGATGCGCGGGGGGGGTTCGACCAACTCTTCGCGCTTCCCGCCGCCCAGTCGCTGGCGGAGCTCGCCGCGCGCTCACGGCAACGCCCCCGCAAGCGTGGAAGGCGGCTCCATGCGGACACTTGA
- a CDS encoding AbrB/MazE/SpoVT family DNA-binding domain-containing protein, protein MKITSKGQVTIPQHIREQLGLLPHTEVEWELRDGIAILQKARKGGERRGRALIEHTRGRGTIRMSTDEIMELTRGES, encoded by the coding sequence ATGAAGATCACGTCGAAGGGGCAGGTTACCATCCCGCAGCACATCCGTGAGCAGCTGGGACTTCTGCCGCACACCGAGGTCGAATGGGAGCTGCGCGACGGTATCGCGATACTGCAGAAAGCCCGGAAGGGCGGTGAGCGTCGCGGCCGAGCCCTGATCGAGCACACGCGGGGACGCGGGACCATAAGGATGAGCACCGACGAGATCATGGAGCTCACCCGCGGTGAGTCGTGA
- a CDS encoding metallophosphoesterase, with protein MPAPIRTVRDPKLSAWQSAVQETLRRRAEKEQPAAAAENTPVPTDLLAGDARLLGTTAFALAHAPGTRGAVLTEEGLAIPAATGGPRAMKSVDGAAAPQGLMSAPAAAELPGAPAANQQPAPQTLESAAAQVTESATEADETEVKKQAVLSAHFYDMAESARTGHWIHALALLFKTIFWWGIRKYSTGDLTGWITTVTQYIKTYSFGTRQPMYRDWKTDGGGNSHYSVVEQRLPANATVAIVGDWGTGMPDAIALLRHTLAVHKVDAVLHLGDVYYSGTRGEFRNNVQKVYRKLCPKPESCPPFYQIPGNHCYYSRGPGFYETIDRMNATAPGQPDRHQKASYFCLRTADDAWQFLGMDTGINDRDPLKGNSSPGVRDSELDWHLDKLANFKGSSVLLSHHQLFSSNGKVNPDAQAGQQTPVNVNPNLLQQFGGALGRVVAWFWGHEHNLVIYDPVRTDDGRALPPGRLVGSSAYEETRFEDPYAQKFPSVSFNAVRLTNRKGYFWHGYAIAKLGPTAMEVDYYQFPSSGTDDWEKYQKAPRTDTGFGHLFHETIPAAGQPPIAVEIAQPVAEPAPQG; from the coding sequence ATGCCCGCACCCATTCGGACGGTCCGAGACCCCAAGCTCTCGGCCTGGCAGTCCGCCGTCCAGGAGACGCTGCGGCGCCGCGCCGAGAAGGAGCAGCCCGCCGCGGCCGCCGAGAACACGCCCGTTCCCACCGACCTCCTCGCGGGCGACGCGCGCCTGCTGGGCACCACCGCCTTCGCGCTGGCGCACGCGCCGGGAACGCGCGGCGCGGTGCTCACCGAGGAAGGCCTCGCCATCCCGGCGGCGACGGGCGGCCCGCGGGCGATGAAGAGCGTGGACGGCGCCGCCGCGCCGCAGGGGCTGATGTCCGCGCCGGCGGCGGCCGAGCTTCCCGGCGCGCCCGCCGCCAACCAGCAGCCCGCGCCGCAGACGCTGGAGTCCGCCGCCGCGCAGGTCACCGAGTCGGCCACGGAGGCGGACGAGACGGAGGTGAAGAAGCAGGCAGTGCTCTCGGCTCACTTCTACGACATGGCCGAGTCGGCGCGCACCGGGCACTGGATCCACGCGCTGGCGCTGCTCTTCAAGACCATCTTCTGGTGGGGGATCCGGAAGTACAGCACCGGCGATCTGACGGGATGGATCACCACCGTCACGCAGTACATCAAGACCTACTCGTTCGGCACCCGCCAGCCGATGTACCGCGACTGGAAGACGGACGGCGGCGGCAACTCGCACTACTCCGTGGTCGAGCAGCGCCTTCCCGCCAACGCCACCGTGGCCATCGTGGGCGACTGGGGGACGGGGATGCCGGACGCCATCGCCCTGCTGCGGCACACGCTGGCGGTGCACAAGGTCGACGCGGTGCTGCACCTGGGCGACGTGTACTACTCGGGGACGCGCGGCGAATTCCGCAACAACGTGCAGAAGGTCTACAGGAAGCTCTGCCCGAAGCCGGAGAGCTGCCCGCCGTTCTACCAGATTCCCGGCAACCACTGCTACTACTCGCGCGGCCCCGGCTTCTACGAGACCATCGACCGGATGAACGCCACCGCGCCGGGGCAGCCTGACCGGCACCAGAAGGCCAGCTACTTCTGCCTGCGCACGGCCGACGACGCCTGGCAGTTCCTGGGGATGGACACCGGAATCAACGACCGCGATCCATTGAAGGGGAACAGCAGCCCCGGCGTGCGCGACAGCGAGCTGGACTGGCACCTGGACAAGCTGGCCAACTTCAAGGGGAGCAGCGTTCTCCTCTCGCACCACCAGCTCTTCTCCTCCAACGGCAAGGTGAACCCGGACGCGCAGGCGGGACAGCAGACGCCGGTGAACGTCAATCCCAACCTGCTGCAGCAGTTCGGCGGCGCGCTGGGGCGGGTGGTGGCCTGGTTCTGGGGACACGAGCACAACCTGGTGATCTACGACCCGGTGCGGACCGACGACGGGCGCGCACTGCCGCCGGGGCGCCTGGTCGGCTCGAGCGCCTACGAGGAGACCAGGTTCGAGGACCCGTACGCGCAGAAGTTCCCGTCGGTGAGCTTCAACGCGGTGCGGCTGACCAACCGGAAGGGCTACTTCTGGCACGGCTACGCCATCGCGAAGCTGGGCCCGACGGCGATGGAGGTGGACTACTACCAGTTCCCCTCGTCGGGCACGGACGACTGGGAGAAGTACCAGAAGGCGCCGCGCACGGACACGGGCTTCGGACACCTCTTCCACGAGACCATCCCCGCCGCCGGCCAGCCGCCCATCGCGGTGGAGATCGCCCAGCCGGTAGCCGAGCCCGCGCCGCAGGGCTGA
- a CDS encoding carboxylate-amine ligase translates to MMQAPSLTLGIEEEYQIIDPETRELRSYITEILDHDHLILGEIKPELHQSIVEVGSQICQTPAEVKAELARLRGMVMDLAARKGLKVAAAGTHPFSSWMTQEITPLERYLGVKQDMQDLAQQLLIFGTHVHVGIEDREFMIDAMNVARYFLPHILCLCSSSPFWMGRSTGLKSYRSVIFRNFPRTGVPRVMRDWREFESLQSTLAATGCIPDGSKIYWDVRPHHKFPTLEFRFLDVCTRIDEAVCVAALLQAVVLKLWKLRRDNMTFRVYAHDLIEENKWRAVRYGFDGKLIDFGKKAECPARDLIREMLEWFLDDVVDELGSRDAIEYAFRIMDEGSSADRQLAVYERTGSLEAVVDHLIAETEEGVFPAAKSAPEAAEATA, encoded by the coding sequence ATGATGCAGGCCCCGTCGCTGACGCTCGGCATCGAGGAAGAGTACCAGATCATCGACCCCGAGACGCGCGAGCTGCGCTCGTACATCACCGAGATCCTGGACCACGACCACCTGATCCTGGGCGAGATCAAGCCCGAGCTGCACCAGAGCATCGTGGAGGTGGGCAGCCAGATCTGCCAGACGCCGGCCGAGGTGAAGGCCGAGCTGGCGCGGCTGCGCGGGATGGTGATGGACCTGGCCGCGCGGAAGGGATTGAAGGTGGCGGCCGCGGGCACCCACCCGTTCAGCAGCTGGATGACGCAGGAGATCACGCCGCTGGAGCGCTACCTGGGCGTGAAGCAGGACATGCAGGACCTCGCCCAGCAGCTGCTGATCTTCGGCACGCACGTGCACGTGGGGATCGAGGACCGCGAGTTCATGATCGACGCCATGAACGTCGCGCGCTACTTCCTTCCCCACATCCTCTGCCTGTGCAGCTCGTCGCCGTTCTGGATGGGTCGCTCGACGGGGCTGAAGAGCTACCGCAGCGTGATCTTCCGCAACTTCCCGCGCACCGGCGTGCCGCGCGTGATGCGCGACTGGCGCGAGTTCGAGTCGCTGCAGAGCACCCTCGCGGCTACCGGCTGCATCCCCGACGGGAGCAAGATCTACTGGGACGTGCGGCCGCACCACAAGTTCCCCACGCTTGAGTTCCGCTTCCTGGACGTGTGCACGCGCATCGACGAGGCGGTGTGCGTGGCGGCGCTGCTGCAGGCGGTGGTGCTGAAGCTGTGGAAGCTGCGGCGCGACAACATGACCTTCCGCGTGTACGCGCACGACCTGATCGAGGAGAACAAGTGGCGCGCGGTGCGCTACGGCTTCGACGGCAAGCTGATCGACTTCGGGAAGAAGGCGGAGTGCCCCGCGCGCGACCTGATCCGCGAGATGCTGGAGTGGTTCCTGGACGACGTGGTGGACGAGCTGGGGAGCCGCGACGCGATCGAGTACGCCTTCCGCATCATGGACGAGGGCTCCAGCGCCGACCGCCAGCTGGCCGTCTACGAGCGCACCGGCAGCCTGGAGGCCGTGGTCGACCACCTGATCGCCGAGACGGAGGAAGGCGTCTTCCCCGCCGCCAAGTCCGCTCCCGAGGCCGCCGAGGCGACGGCCTGA
- a CDS encoding DUF3828 domain-containing protein, with product MAGCGGRAEATQPDPAAVVRTLYQDHFAHEQNWTGTYGRQHALFAPELAAMLDADDSASAANQNEVVGLDFDPLTYAQEEMTSFDVGAATRDRGDALVPVVMRLDTFRTNLRVRLSRSDTGWRVKNIHYPESDLVALLQQLAADRRKNP from the coding sequence ATGGCGGGGTGCGGCGGCCGCGCGGAAGCCACGCAGCCCGACCCCGCCGCGGTGGTGAGGACGCTGTACCAGGACCACTTCGCGCACGAGCAGAACTGGACCGGCACGTACGGGCGCCAGCACGCGCTCTTCGCGCCCGAGCTCGCGGCGATGCTCGACGCGGACGACAGCGCGTCCGCCGCCAACCAGAACGAGGTCGTCGGCCTCGACTTCGACCCGCTTACTTACGCGCAGGAAGAGATGACGAGCTTCGACGTCGGCGCCGCCACGCGCGACCGCGGCGATGCGCTCGTTCCCGTGGTCATGCGGCTGGATACCTTCCGCACGAACCTGCGCGTGCGCCTCTCGCGCTCGGACACGGGCTGGCGCGTGAAGAACATCCACTACCCCGAAAGCGACCTCGTCGCGCTCCTTCAGCAACTCGCCGCGGACCGACGAAAAAATCCGTAG